In Phreatobacter stygius, a genomic segment contains:
- the mce gene encoding methylmalonyl-CoA epimerase, with product MIGRLNHVAIAVRDLEKATAVYRDTLGAKVTPPSVQAAHGVTVVFIELPNTKIELLEPLGADSPIGKFLDKNPDGGIHHVCYEVDDIIAARDQLKAQGARVLGDGEPKIGAHDKPVLFLHPKDFCGTLVELEQA from the coding sequence ATGATCGGGCGTTTGAACCATGTCGCCATCGCGGTGCGCGACCTCGAGAAGGCAACGGCGGTCTATCGCGACACGCTGGGCGCCAAGGTGACCCCGCCGAGCGTGCAGGCCGCGCATGGCGTCACCGTGGTGTTCATCGAACTGCCCAACACCAAGATCGAGCTCCTGGAGCCGCTCGGGGCCGACAGCCCGATCGGCAAGTTCCTCGACAAGAACCCCGATGGCGGCATCCACCATGTCTGCTACGAGGTCGACGACATCATCGCCGCGCGCGACCAATTGAAGGCGCAGGGCGCGCGCGTGCTGGGCGACGGCGAACCGAAAATCGGCGCACATGACAAGCCTGTGCTATTCCTGCATCCGAAGGACTTCTGCGGCACTCTCGTGGAGCTTGAACAGGCATGA
- the nuoN gene encoding NADH-quinone oxidoreductase subunit NuoN, translating to MNAPLLDLAPVLPELILAIGAMALLMFGVFTGEKSAGSVTVAGIVLLVVAAVAVTWIGGAPRLTFGGSFILDGFAKFMKVLAFVGAAAALLLSWDYFKREGIDRFEFPVLVLLSATGMGIMISANDLIALYMGLELMSLALYVIASFHRDNERSTEAGLKYFVLGALSSGMLLYGCSLIYGFTGTVSLPGIAAQIKTGTIGLGLIFGLVFLMAGLAFKISAVPFHMWTPDVYEGAPSPVTAFFAAGPKVAAMALFVRAMIDGFPTAAPQWQQIVVFVSIASMALGSFAAIGQSNIKRLMAYSSIGHMGFALVGLAAGTANGVQGVAIYIAIYMIMTLGTFACIIAMRRKEGSIETIDDLAGLSRTNPFMAAALAALLFSLAGIPPLAGFFAKFYVFAAAIEAKLYTLAVLGVLASVVGCYYYLRVVKLMYFDEPAAPFEPMATELKVVLAVSALFVVLFVVYPAPLVAAAGAAARSLF from the coding sequence ATGAACGCTCCGCTTCTCGATCTCGCCCCGGTGCTGCCGGAACTGATCCTGGCGATCGGCGCCATGGCGCTGTTGATGTTCGGCGTCTTCACCGGCGAGAAATCGGCCGGGTCGGTGACCGTCGCCGGCATCGTGCTGCTGGTCGTCGCGGCTGTTGCCGTGACCTGGATCGGCGGCGCGCCGCGGCTGACCTTCGGCGGCTCCTTCATCCTCGACGGCTTCGCCAAGTTCATGAAGGTCCTGGCCTTTGTCGGCGCCGCCGCGGCGCTGCTCTTGTCCTGGGACTATTTCAAGCGCGAAGGCATCGACCGTTTCGAGTTTCCCGTGCTGGTGCTGCTGTCGGCCACCGGCATGGGCATCATGATCTCGGCCAACGACCTGATCGCGCTCTATATGGGCCTCGAGCTGATGTCGCTGGCGCTCTACGTCATCGCCTCGTTCCACCGCGACAACGAGCGCTCGACCGAAGCCGGCCTGAAATATTTCGTCCTCGGCGCGCTGTCGTCGGGCATGCTGCTCTATGGCTGCTCGCTGATCTACGGCTTCACCGGCACGGTGTCGCTGCCCGGCATCGCCGCCCAGATCAAGACCGGCACGATCGGCCTCGGGCTGATCTTCGGCCTGGTCTTCCTGATGGCAGGCCTTGCCTTCAAGATCTCGGCCGTGCCGTTCCACATGTGGACGCCCGACGTCTATGAGGGCGCGCCGAGCCCGGTGACCGCCTTTTTCGCCGCCGGCCCGAAAGTCGCCGCCATGGCGCTGTTCGTCCGCGCGATGATCGACGGTTTCCCGACGGCTGCGCCGCAATGGCAGCAGATCGTCGTGTTCGTCTCGATCGCCTCCATGGCGCTCGGTTCGTTCGCCGCCATCGGCCAGTCCAATATCAAGCGCCTGATGGCCTATTCCTCGATCGGCCATATGGGCTTCGCGCTGGTCGGTCTCGCCGCCGGCACGGCCAATGGCGTGCAGGGCGTGGCCATCTATATCGCCATCTACATGATCATGACGCTCGGCACCTTCGCCTGCATCATCGCCATGCGCCGCAAGGAAGGCTCGATCGAGACGATCGACGACCTCGCCGGCCTGTCGCGCACCAACCCGTTCATGGCGGCGGCGCTGGCGGCACTGCTGTTCTCGCTGGCCGGCATCCCGCCGCTCGCCGGCTTCTTCGCCAAGTTCTACGTCTTCGCCGCCGCGATCGAGGCCAAGCTCTATACGCTCGCCGTGCTCGGCGTGCTGGCGAGCGTGGTTGGCTGCTACTACTACCTCCGGGTCGTCAAGCTGATGTATTTCGACGAACCGGCGGCGCCGTTCGAGCCGATGGCGACCGAGCTGAAGGTAGTGCTGGCGGTCTCGGCCCTGTTCGTCGTGCTGTTCGTCGTCTATCCCGCGCCACTGGTCGCGGCCGCGGGCGCCGCGGCCCGGTCGCTGTTCTGA
- a CDS encoding ribonuclease J — protein MAKQPRSQGNSPELVFVPLGGVGEIGMNLSLYGYGAPHRKDWLAVDCGVAFAGPDLPGVDLIMPDPRFIEEQRKHLKGLIITHAHEDHIGAVADLWPRLQCPIYATPFAAAMLEAKRFGDSGSPKVPLHVVRPGERIRLEPFEVEMIAVAHSIPESTSLAIRTPLGTVIHTGDWKIDTNPVLGDKTDEARFTAIGDEGVLALIGDSTNAIREGQSPSETDVAVELAKIIAKAKGRVAVTTFASNVARIRSVAQAALTCDRQVVLVGRAMDRVVNIAREQGMLDGLPPFVGAESYGYLPRDKVVAILTGSQGEPRAALARVATDDHPEVTLTPGDTVIFSSRTIPGNEKAVGNIVNGLVKQGIKIITDRDGLVHVSGHPRRGELEQMYRWVRPAIAIPVHGEPLHLAEHAALAKRMGVKDVILASDGDVIRLAPGEPDVVDAIPAARLFKDGMLLVEEAARAVPERRKLAFAGIVSVAFAMDERGHLVGDIELDMAGIPETDALGEDLGDLIGDAVLDCIETLPKARRRDPEAVRESVTKTIRGTLNGRWGKKPMCHVLVITV, from the coding sequence ATGGCTAAACAACCGCGATCGCAGGGCAACAGCCCGGAACTGGTCTTCGTTCCGCTCGGCGGCGTCGGCGAGATCGGCATGAACCTGTCGCTCTACGGTTACGGCGCGCCGCACCGGAAGGACTGGCTGGCGGTCGATTGCGGCGTCGCCTTTGCAGGTCCCGATCTGCCCGGCGTCGACCTGATCATGCCCGATCCGCGCTTCATCGAAGAGCAGCGCAAACATCTCAAGGGCCTGATCATCACCCATGCCCATGAGGACCATATCGGCGCGGTGGCCGACCTCTGGCCGCGGCTGCAATGCCCGATCTACGCGACGCCGTTTGCCGCCGCCATGCTGGAGGCCAAACGGTTCGGCGATTCCGGCTCGCCCAAGGTGCCGCTCCATGTGGTGCGGCCGGGTGAACGCATCCGGCTCGAGCCGTTCGAGGTCGAGATGATCGCGGTCGCCCACTCGATCCCGGAATCGACCTCGCTTGCCATCCGCACGCCGCTCGGCACGGTCATCCACACCGGCGACTGGAAGATCGATACCAATCCGGTGCTGGGCGACAAGACCGACGAGGCGCGGTTCACCGCGATCGGCGACGAGGGCGTGCTGGCGCTGATCGGCGATTCCACCAATGCCATTCGCGAAGGCCAGTCGCCGTCCGAGACCGACGTGGCGGTCGAACTCGCCAAGATCATCGCCAAGGCGAAGGGCAGGGTGGCGGTCACCACCTTCGCCTCGAATGTCGCGCGCATCCGCTCGGTCGCCCAGGCCGCGCTGACCTGCGACCGGCAGGTCGTGCTGGTCGGCCGCGCCATGGACCGGGTGGTCAATATCGCCCGCGAACAGGGCATGCTCGACGGGCTGCCGCCTTTTGTCGGGGCCGAATCCTACGGCTACCTGCCGCGCGACAAGGTGGTCGCCATTCTCACCGGCAGCCAAGGTGAGCCGCGCGCGGCCCTGGCGCGTGTCGCCACGGACGATCATCCGGAGGTGACGCTGACGCCGGGCGACACGGTGATCTTCTCGTCGCGCACCATTCCGGGCAATGAGAAGGCGGTCGGCAATATCGTCAACGGCCTGGTCAAGCAGGGCATCAAGATCATCACCGATCGCGACGGCCTGGTGCATGTCTCCGGCCACCCGCGCCGGGGCGAACTGGAACAGATGTATCGCTGGGTCCGCCCCGCGATCGCCATTCCCGTCCATGGCGAGCCGCTGCATCTGGCCGAACACGCGGCGCTCGCCAAGCGCATGGGCGTGAAGGACGTCATTCTGGCCTCTGACGGCGATGTCATTCGGCTGGCGCCGGGCGAGCCCGACGTGGTCGACGCCATTCCCGCCGCGCGGCTGTTCAAGGACGGCATGCTGCTGGTCGAAGAGGCGGCGCGGGCGGTGCCCGAACGGCGCAAGCTCGCCTTTGCCGGCATCGTCTCGGTGGCCTTCGCCATGGACGAGCGCGGCCATCTGGTCGGCGATATCGAGCTCGACATGGCCGGCATCCCCGAGACCGACGCGCTCGGCGAAGATCTCGGCGATCTCATCGGCGATGCCGTGCTCGACTGCATCGAGACGCTGCCCAAGGCGCGCCGGCGCGATCCGGAAGCGGTCCGCGAAAGCGTCACCAAGACCATCCGGGGTACGCTGAACGGCCGATGGGGCAAAAAGCCGATGTGCCACGTGCTGGTCATCACGGTATAA
- a CDS encoding DUF1467 family protein: MSLISSIAIFFIIWWTTLFVVLPFGVRSQIEEGRVVPGTERGAPAHHHMLRNIIWTTVVASVLFSLFYINYVGGFLTLENIPLLPRPAAG; the protein is encoded by the coding sequence ATGAGCCTCATCAGCAGCATCGCGATCTTTTTCATCATCTGGTGGACCACGCTGTTCGTGGTCCTGCCCTTCGGCGTGCGCTCGCAGATCGAGGAGGGCCGGGTGGTTCCGGGCACCGAGCGCGGCGCGCCGGCGCACCACCATATGCTGCGCAACATCATCTGGACGACGGTGGTGGCGAGTGTGCTGTTCAGCCTGTTCTACATCAATTATGTCGGCGGCTTCCTGACCCTGGAGAACATTCCGCTCCTGCCGAGACCTGCCGCAGGGTGA
- a CDS encoding NADH-quinone oxidoreductase subunit M — MSNAPILSIITFLPLLGALLVFSVRGEDEAAKRNIRMIALFTTLVTFGLSLIPLYLFNASTAEFQFVEKAGWLGGVISYRMGIDGISLPLIILTTFLMPFCILASWEAIDKRVKEYMIAFLVLETLMVGVFCALDIVLFYLFFEAGLIPMFLIIGIWGGKRRIYASFKFFLYTLLGSVLMLLAIMAMIWTAGTSDIVELLRVGPTLFSRNMQFWLWIAFFASFAVKMPMWPVHTWLPDAHVEAPTAGSVILAGVLLKMGGYGFLRFSLPMFPEASTFFAPFVFTLSVIAIVYTSLVAMMQEDIKKLIAYSSVAHMGFVTMGIFAGNAEGIQGAVFQMVSHGIVSGALFLCVGVVYDRMHTREIAAYGGLVNRMPIYAVVFMVFTLANVGLPGTSGFVGEFLTLVGTFKTNTWVAFLATSGVIFSACYALWLYRQVIWGVLDKPSLKTITDVDRRELAILLPLVVLTIVLGFYPAPVLNTSEVAVNALVESYNQANAAAGKAAAVLPR; from the coding sequence ATGTCGAACGCTCCGATCCTGTCGATCATCACCTTCCTGCCGCTGCTCGGCGCGCTGCTGGTGTTCTCCGTGCGTGGCGAGGACGAAGCCGCCAAGCGCAATATCCGGATGATCGCGCTGTTCACGACGCTGGTGACCTTCGGGCTGTCGCTGATCCCGCTCTACCTGTTCAACGCCTCGACGGCGGAGTTCCAGTTCGTCGAGAAGGCCGGCTGGCTCGGCGGCGTCATTTCTTACCGCATGGGCATTGACGGCATTTCGCTGCCGCTGATCATCCTGACCACTTTCCTGATGCCGTTCTGCATCCTGGCCTCGTGGGAAGCGATCGATAAGCGCGTCAAGGAATACATGATCGCCTTCCTGGTGCTGGAGACGCTGATGGTCGGCGTGTTCTGCGCGCTCGACATCGTGCTGTTCTACCTGTTCTTCGAGGCCGGCCTGATCCCGATGTTCCTGATCATCGGCATCTGGGGCGGCAAGCGGCGCATCTACGCCTCGTTCAAGTTCTTCCTCTACACGCTGCTCGGCTCGGTGCTGATGCTGCTGGCCATCATGGCGATGATCTGGACCGCCGGCACCAGCGACATCGTCGAGCTCCTGAGGGTCGGCCCGACGCTGTTCAGCCGCAACATGCAGTTCTGGCTGTGGATCGCCTTCTTCGCGTCCTTCGCGGTGAAGATGCCGATGTGGCCGGTGCATACCTGGCTGCCGGATGCCCACGTGGAAGCCCCCACCGCCGGTTCGGTGATCCTCGCCGGCGTGCTCCTGAAGATGGGCGGCTACGGTTTCCTGCGCTTCTCGCTGCCGATGTTCCCGGAGGCCTCGACCTTCTTCGCGCCCTTCGTCTTCACGCTCTCGGTGATCGCCATCGTCTATACCTCGCTGGTCGCCATGATGCAGGAGGACATCAAGAAGCTGATCGCCTATTCGTCCGTTGCCCATATGGGCTTCGTGACCATGGGCATCTTCGCCGGCAATGCCGAGGGCATCCAGGGCGCGGTGTTCCAGATGGTGTCGCACGGCATCGTCTCCGGCGCGCTGTTCCTCTGCGTCGGCGTCGTCTACGACCGCATGCACACCCGCGAGATCGCCGCCTATGGCGGGCTGGTCAACCGCATGCCGATTTATGCCGTGGTCTTCATGGTGTTCACACTGGCCAATGTCGGACTGCCCGGCACATCCGGTTTCGTCGGCGAGTTCCTGACGCTGGTCGGCACGTTCAAGACCAATACCTGGGTCGCCTTCCTGGCAACCTCGGGCGTGATCTTCTCGGCCTGCTACGCGCTCTGGCTCTATCGCCAGGTGATCTGGGGCGTGCTCGACAAGCCGTCGTTGAAGACCATCACCGATGTCGACCGGCGCGAACTGGCGATCCTGCTGCCGCTGGTGGTGCTGACCATCGTGCTCGGCTTCTACCCGGCGCCGGTCCTGAACACATCCGAGGTGGCGGTGAACGCGCTCGTCGAATCCTACAATCAGGCGAACGCCGCGGCCGGCAAGGCCGCCGCCGTTCTGCCGCGCTGA
- a CDS encoding biotin--[acetyl-CoA-carboxylase] ligase — MTELAQAAAAAGYRLETFDEIGSTNAVALQRAAEGETRPTWFVTDRQTAGRGRRGRSWTSLKGNLFASLLLVDPAPVAHIAELCFVAALAVDDALLAVVPDAFDQFRLKWPNDGLLGGAKVVGMLVEATTRAATTQVAIGIGVNVAHHPVDTPYPTTSFAAKGFAVGRDQLFEALSASMVRALAVWNRGEGFAQIRAGWLARAAGLGGPLVIQSDGKRAEGIFTGLDAHGRLILDTPDGRQLITAGEVLLAPEKTVHHHG, encoded by the coding sequence GTGACAGAGCTCGCGCAAGCAGCGGCGGCGGCGGGGTACCGCCTCGAAACGTTCGACGAGATCGGCTCGACCAATGCGGTCGCGCTGCAACGGGCGGCCGAGGGCGAAACCCGGCCGACCTGGTTCGTCACCGACCGGCAGACCGCCGGTCGCGGCCGGCGCGGACGCAGTTGGACGTCGCTCAAGGGCAATCTGTTCGCCTCGCTCCTGCTGGTCGATCCGGCGCCGGTCGCCCATATCGCCGAACTCTGTTTCGTCGCCGCGCTGGCGGTCGACGACGCGCTCCTGGCAGTGGTCCCGGACGCTTTCGACCAGTTCCGGCTGAAATGGCCGAATGACGGGCTGCTCGGCGGCGCCAAGGTCGTCGGCATGCTGGTGGAGGCGACGACGCGGGCCGCCACCACCCAGGTGGCGATCGGCATTGGCGTCAACGTTGCCCATCACCCGGTCGATACGCCCTATCCAACCACCTCGTTTGCGGCAAAGGGGTTTGCCGTCGGCCGCGACCAGTTGTTCGAGGCCTTGAGCGCCTCCATGGTCCGGGCGCTGGCGGTGTGGAACCGCGGCGAGGGTTTCGCCCAGATCCGCGCCGGCTGGCTGGCGCGCGCCGCCGGTCTCGGCGGGCCTCTGGTCATTCAATCCGACGGCAAGCGCGCCGAAGGCATATTCACAGGGCTCGACGCCCACGGCCGGCTGATCCTCGACACGCCGGATGGCCGTCAGTTGATCACCGCCGGCGAGGTGCTGCTGGCACCGGAAAAGACGGTGCACCACCATGGCTAA